In Rhodococcus pyridinivorans, the following proteins share a genomic window:
- the lspA gene encoding signal peptidase II, which produces MTDKDNSVSSVVPVGRRRCGRGILVVLVGALAAVALALDPVARDALSGGRAIDFGLLQLRLAYNTGVAFSLGDQLPPTVVLAVTAALTVTIGVFAWRTALDSPLIQTIGLAAIVAGATANVVDRFLDGKVTDYFHTGWWPTFNLADTYITCGVVLVVGALLLATSNRDHIS; this is translated from the coding sequence ATGACAGATAAGGACAACTCCGTGTCGTCCGTAGTGCCCGTGGGCAGGCGGCGTTGCGGCCGAGGTATTCTCGTCGTGCTGGTGGGTGCCCTGGCTGCGGTCGCGTTGGCCCTCGATCCGGTGGCGCGCGACGCGCTGTCCGGTGGGCGGGCAATCGATTTCGGGTTGTTGCAACTACGGTTGGCCTACAACACCGGGGTCGCGTTCAGTCTCGGTGACCAGCTCCCCCCTACCGTCGTTCTTGCCGTCACCGCTGCCCTCACCGTGACGATCGGCGTGTTCGCCTGGCGCACTGCACTCGACAGTCCACTGATCCAGACCATCGGCCTGGCCGCGATCGTCGCCGGCGCCACCGCCAACGTCGTCGACCGCTTCCTTGATGGCAAAGTCACCGATTATTTCCACACCGGGTGGTGGCCCACCTTCAACCTCGCCGACACCTACATCACCTGCGGTGTTGTCCTCGTCGTCGGCGCCCTGCTTCTCGCAACCTCCAACAGGGACCACATCTCATGA
- a CDS encoding heavy metal translocating P-type ATPase — MSDACGCGHDEPRVEGEEDHEPDKWWQVTEIRAAAVAGLLLVAALVVGWTDGPHPVKLTLEALALIVAGYTFVPSTLTRLARGKIGVGTLMTIAAVGAVLLGEVGEAAMLAFLFAISEGLEEYAVTRTRRGLRALLNLVPDTATVLRGGREQTVAPAELVLGEIMIVKPGERLATDGTIRTGRTALDTSAITGESVPVEAAPGSEVFAGSINGTGVLEVEVTAGAQDNSLAKIVRIVEAEQSRKGEAQRLADKIAKPLVPGVMVAAALIAAIGSVFGDPLVWIERALVVLVAASPCALAIAIPVTVVAAIGAASKLGVLVKGGAALEALGRIRTVALDKTGTLTRNRPEVIDVATTGGATRGDVLNVAAALEARSEHPLAAAILAAVDDYTPAEDVDAVPGAGLTGHVGGIPARLGRPGWIDPGPLAADIERMQHAGATAVLIECDGALIGAVAVRDELRPEARDVVAELRRDGYTVAMLTGDNERTARALAAAVGIDEVHADLRPEDKARIIDTLRGTRPTAMVGDGVNDAPALATADLGIAMGAMGTDVAIETADVALMGEDLRHLPQALQHARRSRTIMLQNVGLSLAIITVLMPLALFGILGLAAVVLVHEIAEIIVIANGVRAGHARSLTATTESTKSSVPVAGARS, encoded by the coding sequence GTGAGTGACGCGTGCGGTTGCGGCCACGACGAACCCCGCGTCGAGGGTGAGGAAGACCACGAGCCCGACAAGTGGTGGCAGGTCACCGAGATTCGGGCGGCCGCCGTCGCCGGGCTGCTGCTGGTTGCCGCCCTGGTCGTGGGGTGGACCGACGGCCCCCACCCGGTGAAGCTGACCCTCGAAGCCCTGGCGCTGATCGTCGCCGGCTACACCTTCGTCCCCTCCACCCTCACACGCCTGGCCCGCGGCAAGATCGGGGTCGGCACTCTGATGACGATCGCCGCCGTCGGCGCCGTGCTGCTCGGCGAGGTCGGCGAGGCCGCGATGCTCGCCTTTCTGTTCGCCATCAGCGAGGGCCTCGAAGAGTACGCGGTCACCCGCACCCGCCGCGGCCTACGCGCCCTGCTGAATCTGGTGCCGGACACCGCCACCGTCCTGCGTGGCGGTCGTGAACAGACCGTCGCCCCCGCAGAGTTGGTGCTCGGGGAGATCATGATCGTCAAACCCGGGGAGCGGCTCGCCACCGACGGCACCATCCGCACCGGCCGCACCGCCCTGGACACCTCCGCGATCACCGGCGAATCCGTCCCGGTCGAGGCCGCACCGGGCTCCGAGGTGTTCGCCGGCTCGATCAACGGCACCGGCGTTCTCGAGGTCGAGGTCACCGCCGGTGCGCAGGACAACTCGCTGGCCAAGATCGTGCGGATCGTCGAGGCCGAGCAGTCCCGCAAGGGCGAGGCCCAGCGTCTGGCCGACAAGATCGCCAAGCCTCTGGTTCCGGGGGTGATGGTTGCCGCGGCGCTGATCGCCGCGATCGGCAGCGTGTTCGGCGATCCGCTGGTGTGGATCGAACGCGCCCTGGTGGTGCTGGTCGCCGCGTCCCCGTGTGCGCTGGCCATCGCGATCCCGGTCACGGTGGTCGCCGCGATCGGCGCCGCGTCCAAGCTCGGTGTCCTGGTCAAGGGCGGTGCCGCCCTCGAAGCGTTGGGCCGGATCCGCACCGTCGCGCTGGACAAGACCGGCACCCTGACCCGCAACCGCCCCGAGGTCATCGACGTCGCCACCACCGGCGGCGCCACCCGCGGCGACGTCCTGAACGTCGCCGCCGCCCTCGAGGCCCGCAGCGAACACCCCCTCGCCGCAGCGATCCTCGCCGCCGTCGACGACTACACCCCGGCCGAGGACGTCGATGCGGTCCCCGGGGCCGGACTGACCGGACACGTCGGCGGCATCCCCGCCCGGCTCGGCCGGCCCGGCTGGATCGATCCTGGCCCCCTGGCCGCGGATATCGAGCGGATGCAGCACGCCGGAGCCACCGCGGTGCTCATCGAATGCGACGGCGCCCTGATCGGCGCGGTCGCGGTGCGCGACGAACTGCGCCCCGAAGCCCGCGACGTCGTCGCTGAGTTGCGCCGCGACGGTTACACCGTGGCGATGCTCACCGGCGACAACGAGCGCACCGCACGAGCGTTGGCCGCCGCCGTCGGCATCGACGAGGTCCACGCCGATCTGCGTCCGGAGGACAAGGCCCGCATCATCGACACTCTCCGCGGTACGCGGCCGACGGCGATGGTCGGCGACGGCGTCAACGACGCCCCGGCCCTGGCCACCGCCGACCTCGGGATCGCGATGGGCGCGATGGGCACCGACGTCGCCATCGAAACCGCCGATGTCGCCCTGATGGGTGAGGACTTGCGGCACCTACCCCAAGCCCTGCAGCACGCCCGACGCTCCCGGACGATCATGTTGCAGAACGTCGGCCTCTCGCTCGCGATCATCACCGTCCTGATGCCCCTGGCCCTGTTCGGGATACTCGGGCTGGCCGCCGTCGTCCTGGTCCACGAGATCGCCGAGATCATTGTGATCGCCAACGGGGTGCGCGCCGGACACGCCCGGAGCCTGACCGCGACAACAGAATCGACAAAGTCATCCGTGCCGGTCGCCGGAGCTCGGTCATGA
- a CDS encoding DUF3703 domain-containing protein: MSRMPEQLRTLYTAEMTAARHSSDDVRRWRHLERAHILSQPYPWPHTRNHLAMFTLALRQRDRREAVGQVVRILLAAPGSALGRYPQGNTGRTSAGLMTPMQVPEDLVSMLTRPT, encoded by the coding sequence ATGAGTCGAATGCCCGAACAGCTGCGCACCCTCTACACCGCGGAGATGACCGCCGCTCGACATAGCAGCGACGATGTCAGGCGCTGGCGCCACCTCGAACGCGCCCACATCTTGTCCCAGCCCTACCCGTGGCCGCACACCCGCAACCACCTCGCCATGTTCACCTTGGCGCTGCGCCAGCGTGATCGCCGCGAGGCTGTGGGCCAGGTCGTGCGGATTCTGCTCGCCGCTCCCGGCTCGGCGCTGGGCCGCTACCCTCAAGGCAACACCGGGCGTACTTCGGCGGGGCTGATGACCCCGATGCAGGTCCCGGAGGATCTGGTTTCGATGCTCACTCGACCCACCTGA
- a CDS encoding ArsR/SmtB family transcription factor — protein MTINDVGCHARESVDSAVALFHSLSDGTRLAIVRRLAGGEARVADLVGALDLAQSTISAHVACLRDCGLVQGRPEGRQVFYSLTRPELLDLLAAAETLLAATGNAVALCPNYSTDTGEKS, from the coding sequence ATGACGATCAATGATGTGGGTTGCCACGCCCGCGAATCCGTGGATTCGGCAGTGGCGTTGTTCCACAGCCTCTCCGACGGCACCCGCCTAGCCATCGTGCGCCGGCTCGCCGGCGGTGAAGCCCGCGTGGCGGATCTGGTGGGCGCGCTCGACTTGGCGCAGTCGACGATTTCCGCGCATGTGGCGTGCCTGCGGGACTGCGGTCTGGTGCAGGGCCGACCCGAGGGCCGGCAGGTGTTCTACTCGCTGACCCGACCGGAACTGCTCGATCTGCTCGCCGCGGCCGAAACCCTCTTGGCCGCGACGGGCAACGCCGTCGCGCTGTGCCCGAACTACAGCACCGACACCGGGGAGAAGTCGTGA
- a CDS encoding cadmium resistance transporter: MNLLASVLQAVGLFLVTNIDDIIVLSLFFARGAGVGGTTTAILVGQYLGFGAILAASVLVAVGATTFLPEEVIAYFGLIPLLLGAYAAWRAWRGRGEDDEQKTAGKKVAVGTVAAVTFANGGDNIGVYVPVFVTVGAPAVVAYSIVFLALVAVLVIAARYLATRKPIAEVLERWEHVLFPIVLIGLGVFILAEGDAFGL; this comes from the coding sequence ATGAATCTGCTCGCGTCCGTCCTGCAGGCGGTCGGCCTGTTTCTCGTGACCAATATCGACGACATCATCGTGCTGTCGCTGTTCTTCGCTCGAGGAGCCGGGGTTGGGGGCACCACCACAGCGATTTTGGTGGGACAGTATCTGGGATTCGGCGCCATCCTCGCCGCCTCCGTTCTGGTCGCAGTGGGGGCGACGACCTTCTTGCCGGAGGAGGTGATCGCCTACTTCGGTCTGATCCCTCTGCTTCTGGGTGCGTACGCCGCATGGCGGGCATGGCGGGGGCGAGGGGAGGACGACGAACAGAAAACCGCCGGTAAGAAGGTCGCGGTAGGGACGGTCGCCGCGGTTACGTTCGCCAATGGAGGCGACAACATCGGGGTCTACGTCCCGGTGTTCGTCACTGTCGGAGCCCCCGCGGTGGTGGCCTACTCGATCGTCTTTTTGGCCTTGGTTGCAGTTCTGGTCATCGCGGCGCGCTACCTCGCCACCCGCAAGCCGATCGCCGAGGTTCTTGAGCGCTGGGAACACGTGCTGTTTCCGATCGTGTTGATCGGTCTCGGCGTGTTCATTCTCGCCGAGGGTGATGCATTCGGGCTGTGA